A stretch of Myceligenerans xiligouense DNA encodes these proteins:
- a CDS encoding UxaA family hydrolase, which produces MGVDVLVLNGEDDVGIALRELSPGEAASGGGGVVTVGPQAVPRGHKIALSDVGRGAPVRKYGQVIGMATSDIARGDHVHGHNLAFDDEAALALRRDTTPPPGGAPQRDEATPSAVTAQPDITAQPEAAAQPEAVAQPDVAPRPADDTARPTFRGYRRADGRVGTRNYLAILTSVNCSASTAKMIADQFRGAALDEFPNVDGVIALTHTSGCGMVPESEGGRMLLRTLRGHAAHPNVSGLLVLGLGCEMVPGAALSARSGGSVDLGMPAIGAPSSDAENAAGAASSGTDTAGSRPPSAGPGPGPGPGPGPGPVADPATGVDAGLLASIPADTVVRSLTIQESGGVRATVRAGVAAVREMLPRVNAREREECDVSELVLGLECGGSDGYSGVTANPALGWASDRLVALGGASVLAETPEVYGAEHLLTARATEPAVARRLLDRIDWWRDYVAAGGGTLDNNPSPGNKAGGLTTILEKSLGAVAKGGTAPLSAVYEYAEPIAPKAGFTFMDTPGYDPVSVTGMVAGGANVVVFTTGRGSVFGCRPTPSIKVATNTPMYAVMAEDMDVNAGVIVDGTASLEDVGRQIFDRILAVASGEPTVSEDLGIGAEEFIPWHVGAVT; this is translated from the coding sequence GTGGGGGTCGACGTTCTGGTGCTGAATGGTGAGGACGACGTCGGGATCGCTCTGCGGGAGCTGTCCCCGGGCGAGGCGGCCAGTGGTGGCGGGGGCGTCGTCACCGTCGGGCCGCAGGCCGTGCCGCGTGGTCACAAGATCGCGCTGTCCGACGTCGGACGCGGGGCGCCGGTGCGCAAGTACGGCCAGGTCATCGGCATGGCGACGTCGGACATCGCCCGGGGCGACCACGTCCACGGCCACAACCTCGCGTTCGACGACGAGGCGGCTCTGGCCCTCCGGCGGGACACCACCCCGCCGCCGGGTGGCGCCCCGCAGCGTGACGAAGCCACGCCGTCAGCCGTCACCGCGCAGCCCGACATCACCGCGCAGCCCGAAGCCGCCGCGCAGCCCGAAGCCGTCGCGCAGCCCGACGTCGCCCCGCGGCCGGCCGACGACACCGCGCGCCCTACATTCCGGGGCTACCGGCGGGCCGATGGCCGCGTCGGGACGCGCAACTACCTGGCGATCCTCACCAGCGTGAACTGCTCGGCGTCGACGGCGAAGATGATCGCCGACCAGTTCCGTGGTGCCGCCCTGGACGAGTTCCCGAACGTCGACGGCGTCATCGCGCTCACCCACACCAGCGGCTGCGGGATGGTGCCCGAGTCCGAGGGCGGCCGCATGCTCCTGCGTACCCTGCGCGGACACGCGGCGCATCCGAACGTCTCCGGTCTGCTGGTCCTGGGCCTGGGCTGCGAGATGGTCCCGGGTGCGGCGTTGTCGGCCCGGTCGGGCGGCAGCGTCGACCTCGGCATGCCGGCGATCGGCGCGCCGTCGTCCGACGCCGAGAACGCGGCGGGCGCGGCATCGTCAGGCACCGACACCGCCGGCAGCCGGCCACCGTCGGCCGGCCCTGGCCCTGGCCCTGGCCCCGGACCCGGCCCCGGCCCGGTCGCGGACCCCGCGACCGGTGTCGACGCCGGTCTCCTGGCCTCCATCCCGGCCGACACCGTGGTGCGGTCGCTGACCATCCAGGAGTCGGGCGGCGTTCGCGCGACCGTCCGCGCGGGCGTGGCCGCGGTGCGCGAGATGCTCCCGCGGGTCAACGCGCGCGAGCGCGAGGAGTGCGACGTCTCGGAACTGGTCCTGGGGCTGGAGTGCGGGGGCTCGGACGGCTACTCGGGCGTGACGGCGAACCCGGCGCTGGGCTGGGCGTCGGACCGGCTGGTGGCGCTCGGCGGTGCGTCCGTGCTGGCGGAGACCCCCGAGGTGTACGGCGCGGAGCACCTGCTCACGGCACGCGCCACCGAGCCCGCCGTGGCGCGGAGGCTGCTGGACCGCATCGACTGGTGGCGGGACTACGTCGCCGCGGGCGGCGGCACGCTCGACAACAACCCGTCGCCGGGCAACAAGGCCGGCGGCCTCACCACGATCCTGGAGAAGTCGCTCGGTGCCGTGGCCAAGGGCGGCACGGCGCCGCTGTCCGCGGTGTATGAGTACGCGGAGCCGATCGCGCCGAAGGCCGGGTTCACCTTCATGGACACGCCGGGCTACGACCCGGTGTCGGTGACCGGCATGGTCGCGGGCGGGGCGAACGTCGTCGTGTTCACCACGGGCCGCGGCTCGGTGTTCGGGTGCCGCCCGACGCCCTCGATCAAGGTCGCCACGAACACGCCCATGTACGCGGTGATGGCCGAGGACATGGACGTCAACGCGGGGGTGATCGTGGACGGCACGGCGTCGCTGGAGGACGTCGGGCGGCAGATCTTCGACCGGATCCTCGCGGTCGCGTCGGGCGAGCCCACGGTGAGCGAGGACCTGGGGATCGGTGCCGAGGAGTTCATCCCCTGGCACGTCGGCGCGGTGACCTGA
- a CDS encoding NAD(P)/FAD-dependent oxidoreductase → MSSSIVNGRQPLRILVVGAGPAGAIAAVALRRELPDAEVVLVDKATFPRDKTCGDGMGPGARKILEGLGLSDVFARFHTPTRVAITGPGGASAAIEDSTIAHGDFRGHVIPRLDLDEALKDAAVAAGATLREGVTFQGIEVSDGLRRTAADDGAAGPGTRPPDAPDSGAATAVVHLHQGGRTTAEPYDLVVGADGAYSAVRRALGIERPAKKHTIIATRAYATVKHPDLVLHDTLRFDFIDDLLPAYGWVFPLPDDRANIGIGIPVDLLSARDRRLGELFDVYVADLRRRGFAVSDVGDPATHQLPHAGARQAMTARPYPAVLIGDAAATINALSGEGIFYGMAAGVQLAEHLAAARTAGGDAALRGTAGLRALRGFEHAFTRRFARHHRTCGLGQRLMRSPGWARFTIGSVGRDQSAMETVTSMMFDEGSVSLSHVLRAAVRGTVLR, encoded by the coding sequence ATGAGCAGCAGCATCGTCAACGGGCGGCAGCCCCTCCGGATTCTCGTCGTCGGCGCCGGCCCGGCCGGCGCGATCGCCGCGGTCGCGCTGCGCCGCGAGCTGCCCGACGCCGAGGTCGTCCTCGTCGACAAGGCCACCTTTCCGCGGGACAAGACGTGCGGCGACGGCATGGGACCCGGCGCGCGGAAGATCCTGGAGGGCCTGGGCCTCAGCGACGTCTTCGCGCGGTTCCACACGCCGACGCGGGTGGCCATCACCGGTCCCGGCGGCGCGTCCGCCGCCATCGAGGACTCGACGATCGCGCACGGCGACTTCCGCGGCCACGTCATTCCCCGCCTCGACCTGGACGAGGCCCTGAAGGACGCCGCCGTCGCCGCCGGGGCGACGCTGCGCGAGGGCGTCACCTTCCAGGGGATCGAGGTGTCCGACGGTCTCCGCCGCACGGCCGCGGACGACGGCGCGGCCGGCCCGGGCACGCGCCCACCGGACGCGCCGGACAGCGGCGCCGCGACCGCCGTCGTCCACCTCCATCAGGGCGGTCGCACCACCGCCGAGCCCTACGACCTCGTGGTCGGTGCCGACGGCGCCTACTCCGCCGTGCGGCGCGCGCTCGGGATCGAACGCCCGGCGAAGAAGCACACGATCATCGCGACGCGGGCCTACGCCACGGTGAAGCACCCCGACCTGGTGCTGCACGACACCCTCCGTTTCGACTTCATCGACGACCTGCTGCCCGCCTACGGGTGGGTGTTCCCGCTGCCGGACGACCGGGCCAACATCGGGATCGGCATCCCCGTGGACCTGCTGTCCGCCCGGGACCGGAGGCTCGGCGAGCTGTTCGACGTCTACGTCGCCGACCTGCGGCGGCGGGGCTTCGCCGTGTCCGACGTCGGCGACCCGGCCACGCACCAGCTTCCGCACGCGGGAGCGCGGCAGGCGATGACGGCCCGTCCTTACCCCGCCGTGCTGATCGGCGACGCCGCGGCGACGATCAACGCGCTGTCCGGCGAGGGCATCTTCTACGGGATGGCCGCGGGGGTGCAGCTCGCGGAGCACCTCGCGGCGGCCCGCACGGCCGGGGGCGACGCCGCGCTGCGCGGCACGGCGGGCCTGCGTGCGCTGCGCGGGTTCGAGCACGCGTTCACGCGACGGTTCGCCCGCCACCACCGCACCTGCGGCCTGGGACAGCGCCTCATGCGGTCACCCGGGTGGGCCCGGTTCACGATCGGCTCGGTGGGGCGGGACCAGTCGGCCATGGAGACCGTGACGTCGATGATGTTCGACGAGGGGTCCGTCAGCCTGAGCCACGTGCTGCGAGCCGCGGTGCGCGGGACGGTGCTCCGCTGA
- a CDS encoding carbohydrate ABC transporter permease: MSSVIQEVASTRRAASERRKGDGRMAALFLAPWFAGLFLITAGPMAASLYLSFTDYDLLSAPAWVGLDNYTRMFEDPRLLQSLQVTFTYVFVSVPLQLAAALALALVLDKGMRGLALYRSVYYLPSLLGGSVAIAILWRQIFGADGLVNQVLALLGIEGTGWVSHPDHALNTLIILNVWTFGAPMVIFLAGLRQIPRMYYEAASIDGAGPVRRFWSITVPMLTPIVFFNLVLQVINAFQNFTQAFVVSGGNGGPADSTLLYTLYLYRKGFADLDMGYASAMAWFLLLIIGGMTLVNFLASKYWVHYDD; the protein is encoded by the coding sequence ATGTCCAGCGTGATCCAAGAGGTCGCGAGCACGCGCAGAGCCGCGAGCGAACGACGCAAGGGCGACGGCCGCATGGCCGCGCTCTTTCTCGCCCCGTGGTTCGCGGGGCTGTTCCTCATCACGGCCGGCCCCATGGCCGCGTCGCTGTACCTGTCCTTCACGGACTACGACCTGCTGTCGGCGCCGGCGTGGGTCGGTCTCGACAACTACACGCGGATGTTCGAGGACCCGCGACTTCTCCAGTCGCTCCAGGTCACGTTCACCTACGTGTTCGTGTCGGTGCCGCTCCAGCTCGCGGCGGCGCTCGCGCTGGCGTTGGTGCTGGACAAGGGCATGCGCGGGCTGGCGCTCTACCGCTCCGTGTACTACCTGCCCTCGCTGCTCGGCGGCAGCGTCGCGATCGCGATCCTGTGGCGGCAGATCTTCGGAGCCGACGGCCTGGTCAACCAGGTGCTGGCGCTCCTCGGGATCGAGGGGACGGGCTGGGTCTCCCACCCGGACCACGCGCTCAACACGCTGATCATCCTGAACGTCTGGACATTCGGCGCGCCGATGGTGATCTTCCTCGCGGGGCTGCGCCAGATCCCGCGCATGTACTACGAGGCGGCATCGATCGACGGCGCCGGACCCGTCCGGCGGTTCTGGTCGATCACCGTCCCGATGCTCACGCCGATCGTGTTCTTCAACCTGGTGCTGCAGGTCATCAACGCGTTCCAGAACTTCACGCAGGCGTTCGTGGTGAGCGGCGGGAACGGCGGCCCCGCCGACTCGACCCTGCTGTACACGCTCTACCTGTACCGCAAGGGATTCGCGGACCTCGACATGGGATACGCGTCCGCCATGGCGTGGTTCCTGCTCCTGATCATCGGCGGGATGACGCTCGTCAACTTCCTCGCCTCGAAGTATTGGGTTCACTACGATGACTGA
- a CDS encoding ABC transporter substrate-binding protein has translation MRTSINQRGRRGAAVAAGAVATALILSACGGGDSGAGGTGEVEAQDCPCEIRFAWWGSDERHAATQEIIDAFEAENPDITVVPDFTDWDGYWNKLSTTVAAGDTPDVMTQEERYVSDYATRGVLADLGGLDIDTSKIDESILAGGEIDGTQYALPTGINAYAMVANPGVFEEAGVEIPDDTSWTWEEYVQVANEVSEGAGDGVWGTQDYGFNEAGLNILARQKGESLWTPDGELGVSEETVAEFFQTSLDLMADGGQPDASRTIEYQHAGPEGSLVGTNVGGMASFWSNQLGALSEASGEDVQLLRYPGESEFERTGMYYKPAMFYSVSATTEYPDAAAKFVDFLLNSEEAAKINLTDRGLPANTDMREVIAGDLTDADQQVADFMAELGDEIVDASPVPPNGSAEMQDIMERINTEVIFERATPEEAAQMFVEEVNAAIAG, from the coding sequence ATGCGTACCTCAATCAACCAGCGTGGCCGGCGTGGCGCCGCGGTGGCGGCCGGAGCCGTCGCCACCGCACTGATCCTGTCCGCGTGCGGCGGCGGCGACTCCGGCGCCGGCGGCACGGGCGAGGTGGAAGCCCAGGACTGCCCGTGCGAGATCCGCTTCGCGTGGTGGGGATCCGACGAGCGGCACGCCGCGACCCAGGAGATCATCGACGCCTTCGAGGCGGAGAACCCGGACATCACCGTGGTCCCGGACTTCACCGACTGGGACGGCTACTGGAACAAGCTCTCGACCACCGTGGCGGCCGGCGACACCCCCGACGTGATGACGCAGGAGGAGCGCTACGTCTCCGACTACGCCACGCGCGGCGTGCTCGCCGACCTCGGCGGGCTCGACATCGACACGTCGAAGATCGACGAGAGCATCCTCGCGGGCGGTGAGATCGACGGCACCCAGTACGCCCTGCCCACCGGTATCAACGCCTACGCGATGGTGGCGAACCCCGGTGTCTTCGAGGAGGCCGGGGTGGAGATCCCGGACGACACGTCGTGGACCTGGGAGGAGTACGTCCAGGTCGCGAACGAGGTGTCCGAGGGCGCCGGCGACGGCGTGTGGGGCACCCAGGACTACGGCTTCAACGAGGCCGGCCTGAACATCCTCGCCCGGCAGAAGGGCGAGAGCCTGTGGACGCCGGACGGTGAGCTCGGCGTGTCGGAGGAGACGGTCGCCGAGTTCTTCCAGACCTCGCTCGACCTGATGGCCGACGGCGGCCAGCCTGACGCCTCACGCACCATCGAGTACCAGCACGCCGGTCCCGAGGGGTCGCTCGTCGGCACCAACGTGGGCGGCATGGCGTCCTTCTGGTCCAACCAGCTCGGCGCGCTCTCCGAGGCGTCGGGTGAGGACGTCCAGCTGCTGCGGTACCCGGGTGAGTCGGAGTTCGAGCGCACCGGCATGTACTACAAGCCGGCGATGTTCTACTCGGTGTCCGCGACGACCGAGTACCCGGACGCCGCGGCGAAGTTCGTGGACTTCCTGCTCAACTCGGAGGAAGCCGCGAAGATCAACCTGACCGACCGCGGCCTGCCCGCGAACACGGACATGCGCGAGGTCATCGCCGGCGACCTGACCGACGCCGACCAGCAGGTGGCGGACTTCATGGCCGAACTCGGCGACGAGATCGTCGACGCCTCGCCCGTGCCGCCGAACGGCTCGGCCGAGATGCAGGACATCATGGAGCGGATCAACACCGAGGTGATCTTCGAACGGGCCACCCCGGAGGAGGCCGCGCAGATGTTCGTGGAAGAGGTCAACGCCGCGATCGCCGGCTGA
- a CDS encoding ThuA domain-containing protein yields MTKRILVLAGRGRYEDPWHDHAATSHEVAGILGGPGAAGRGDVVVQVRSTWRDALDDLDDVGLLVLNSGHGRPDAEFDGSDGEWAAFHERLAAWARSGGAVLALHQAANTFADAPGFEAILGGRWIPGVSMHPPIGEAVFDVVPGHPVTDGLGNALGGAGVIDAYDERYCHLVVAESSRVLLTTHGPAEPGFGADDDGGRVHGVAWAHDAHGGRTVYSGLGHDVRSYGSAAHRSFLRSAAAWLLG; encoded by the coding sequence GTGACGAAGCGCATTCTTGTCCTGGCCGGTCGTGGGCGGTACGAGGATCCCTGGCACGACCACGCGGCCACCTCGCACGAGGTGGCCGGGATCCTCGGTGGACCGGGCGCGGCGGGGCGCGGCGACGTCGTCGTCCAGGTACGTTCCACCTGGCGCGACGCGCTGGACGACCTGGACGACGTCGGGCTACTGGTGCTCAACTCCGGCCATGGGCGGCCCGATGCCGAGTTCGACGGGTCCGACGGCGAGTGGGCGGCGTTCCACGAACGGCTCGCGGCGTGGGCACGTTCCGGCGGGGCGGTCCTCGCGCTGCACCAGGCGGCGAACACCTTCGCCGACGCGCCGGGCTTCGAGGCGATCCTCGGCGGGCGCTGGATCCCCGGCGTCTCGATGCATCCGCCGATCGGTGAAGCGGTGTTCGACGTCGTCCCCGGGCACCCCGTCACCGACGGGCTCGGCAACGCCCTGGGTGGTGCCGGCGTGATCGACGCGTACGACGAGCGGTACTGCCATCTCGTGGTGGCCGAGTCCTCACGAGTCCTCCTGACGACACACGGTCCGGCCGAGCCCGGCTTCGGGGCCGACGACGACGGCGGCCGCGTGCACGGTGTGGCCTGGGCCCACGACGCCCACGGCGGGCGCACCGTCTACTCCGGCCTGGGCCACGACGTTCGCTCCTACGGCTCGGCGGCCCACCGCTCCTTCCTCCGCTCGGCGGCTGCGTGGCTCCTCGGGTGA
- a CDS encoding MerR family transcriptional regulator has product MLSIGAFAQIGQVTHRMLRHWDQSGLLTPAHIDEFNGSRSYDPSQLPRLHRIVALRQLGFGLEDISAILAEGIETRQLATLLRRRRAELDREHALATVRLSDVERRLRFIEKEKTMSSIEIITKDLPAVRLAARTITVPVQQTELPGVVGPAFEEIGKTLTAEHGRGKLERPIAMYEEVEGGTKAVVGYAYDGEALDGFDIVELPAVPDAACTVHLGPMQGVKDTWLALHAEMAERGWKPSAPCRELYIRADREDQSDWVTELQQPVTRG; this is encoded by the coding sequence GTGTTGTCCATCGGAGCGTTCGCGCAGATCGGTCAGGTGACCCATCGCATGCTGCGGCACTGGGACCAGTCCGGTCTGCTCACGCCCGCACACATCGACGAGTTCAACGGAAGCCGGTCGTACGACCCGTCCCAGCTCCCCCGCCTGCACCGGATCGTGGCCCTGCGCCAGCTCGGGTTCGGTCTCGAGGACATCTCGGCGATCCTCGCCGAAGGTATCGAGACGCGCCAGCTCGCCACGCTGCTCCGGCGACGCCGGGCGGAACTGGACCGGGAGCACGCGCTGGCCACCGTCCGGCTCTCCGACGTGGAACGGCGGCTCCGCTTCATCGAGAAGGAGAAGACCATGTCCAGTATCGAGATCATCACCAAGGACCTGCCGGCGGTCCGCCTGGCGGCGCGCACCATCACGGTTCCGGTGCAGCAGACGGAGCTCCCCGGCGTCGTGGGGCCGGCCTTCGAGGAGATCGGCAAGACCCTGACCGCGGAGCACGGCCGGGGGAAGCTCGAGCGGCCGATCGCCATGTACGAGGAGGTCGAGGGCGGGACCAAGGCCGTCGTCGGCTACGCCTACGACGGCGAGGCGCTCGACGGCTTCGACATCGTCGAGCTGCCCGCCGTGCCCGACGCCGCCTGCACGGTGCACCTCGGACCGATGCAGGGGGTCAAGGACACGTGGCTGGCCCTCCACGCGGAGATGGCGGAGCGCGGCTGGAAGCCGTCGGCCCCCTGCCGGGAGCTGTACATCCGGGCGGACCGCGAGGACCAGTCGGACTGGGTCACGGAGCTCCAGCAGCCGGTGACGCGAGGCTAG
- a CDS encoding NAD(P)/FAD-dependent oxidoreductase has translation MHVPAPPESAIIVGAGMVGLATAWHLQERGVDVTVLDRTGVAAGSSWGNAGWLTPGMAMPLADPSLWTYGPRALLDPDAALSVPFRWDAGLWAFLARFMRHATPGAWRRAMDALTPIDQVALDAYDELVAEGVHADTRPSRWVVGFEHEKQVAPFAHELDGVAAAGQDVPLRRVPDGGPHLSPAVTSVWELGGQRFIEPGPFVQALAGAVIARGAKIVADAPVTGVRPARAGERLGARVTVADHDEMAADVAVLATGAWLPQLARRFGVRTRVQAGRGYSFTVPVEGEPIDHPIYFPARRVACTPYQGRLRVAGTMEFRGPDEPLRQRRIDAIANSVRGLLRGVDLDDRKDTWVGSRPVTPDGLPLVGATAAPGVFVAGGHGMWGMVLGPATGRALAAQIMTGRVPEEIRAFDPLR, from the coding sequence GTGCACGTACCCGCCCCGCCTGAGTCCGCGATCATCGTCGGCGCCGGGATGGTCGGCCTCGCCACCGCCTGGCACCTGCAGGAACGCGGCGTGGACGTGACCGTCCTGGACCGCACCGGCGTCGCCGCGGGGTCCTCCTGGGGCAACGCCGGCTGGCTCACTCCCGGTATGGCGATGCCGCTCGCCGATCCCTCGCTGTGGACCTACGGTCCGCGCGCACTGCTCGACCCGGACGCCGCCCTGTCCGTCCCGTTCCGCTGGGACGCCGGCCTGTGGGCGTTCCTCGCCCGGTTCATGCGTCACGCCACGCCGGGCGCCTGGCGGCGTGCCATGGACGCGCTCACCCCGATCGACCAGGTGGCCCTCGACGCGTACGACGAACTGGTCGCGGAGGGCGTCCACGCCGACACCCGGCCGTCGCGCTGGGTGGTCGGCTTCGAGCACGAGAAGCAGGTCGCCCCGTTCGCCCACGAGCTCGACGGCGTCGCGGCCGCCGGCCAGGACGTCCCGTTGCGGCGCGTGCCCGACGGCGGCCCCCACCTCTCCCCGGCGGTCACCTCCGTCTGGGAGCTGGGCGGGCAGCGGTTCATCGAGCCCGGGCCGTTCGTGCAGGCCCTGGCCGGCGCCGTGATCGCACGCGGCGCGAAGATCGTCGCGGACGCGCCGGTGACCGGAGTCCGGCCGGCCCGGGCGGGCGAGCGCCTCGGAGCCCGCGTGACCGTCGCCGACCACGACGAGATGGCCGCGGACGTCGCCGTGCTCGCGACCGGTGCCTGGCTGCCGCAGCTGGCGCGGCGGTTCGGCGTCCGGACCCGCGTGCAGGCCGGCCGCGGCTACTCCTTCACGGTCCCGGTCGAGGGCGAGCCGATCGACCACCCGATCTACTTCCCGGCGCGGCGCGTGGCCTGCACCCCGTACCAGGGCCGGCTGCGCGTGGCGGGCACCATGGAGTTCCGCGGCCCGGACGAGCCGCTGCGGCAGCGGCGCATCGACGCGATCGCGAACTCCGTGCGCGGCCTGCTCCGGGGCGTGGACCTGGACGACCGGAAGGACACCTGGGTGGGCTCGCGCCCCGTCACCCCGGACGGTCTGCCCCTGGTCGGGGCGACGGCTGCCCCCGGCGTGTTCGTGGCGGGCGGGCACGGGATGTGGGGCATGGTGCTGGGCCCGGCGACCGGCCGCGCGCTGGCGGCGCAGATCATGACGGGCAGGGTCCCGGAGGAGATCAGGGCTTTCGACCCGCTGCGGTAG
- a CDS encoding DUF808 domain-containing protein: MSAGLLGLLDDVAALARLAAASIDDVGAAAGKATAKAAGVVIDDTAVTPQYVHGVAAKRELPIVKKIAVGSIRNKLLIILPIALILSVWAPWALTPILMLGGTYLAFEGTEKILGWFHKHEGHDVPAAVKGEESEKTVVSGAIRTDLILSAEIMVIALNEVADSSFWFRLGALVVVAIVITIVVYGVVALIVKMDDVGLVLAQRESPASRRFGRALVDGMPKLLAGISVIGTVAMLWVGGHILLVGLDELGWHALYGWVHGVEGAIHHAVPAVGAVLAWLFNTLCSAILGLVVGGIVVGVMHLIPRRGAKKPAPAEHS, translated from the coding sequence GTGAGCGCCGGTCTCCTGGGCCTGCTGGACGACGTCGCCGCCCTCGCCCGCCTCGCCGCCGCGTCGATCGACGACGTCGGCGCCGCCGCCGGCAAGGCCACCGCCAAGGCGGCGGGCGTGGTCATCGACGACACCGCCGTGACCCCGCAGTACGTGCACGGCGTCGCCGCCAAGCGCGAGCTCCCGATCGTCAAGAAGATCGCCGTCGGCTCGATCCGCAACAAGCTGCTGATCATCCTGCCGATCGCCCTGATCCTCTCGGTGTGGGCACCCTGGGCGCTCACGCCGATCCTCATGCTCGGCGGCACGTATCTCGCGTTCGAGGGCACCGAGAAGATCCTCGGCTGGTTCCACAAGCACGAGGGCCACGACGTACCGGCCGCGGTCAAGGGCGAGGAGTCCGAGAAGACGGTGGTCTCGGGCGCCATCCGCACAGACCTGATCCTCTCGGCGGAGATCATGGTCATCGCCCTCAACGAGGTCGCGGACTCGAGCTTCTGGTTCCGGCTCGGGGCCCTGGTCGTGGTGGCGATCGTCATCACGATCGTCGTCTACGGCGTGGTCGCGCTCATCGTGAAGATGGACGACGTCGGGCTCGTCCTGGCGCAGCGGGAGTCGCCCGCGAGCCGGAGGTTCGGCCGGGCCCTGGTGGACGGCATGCCGAAGCTGCTCGCCGGGATCTCCGTCATCGGCACGGTCGCGATGCTGTGGGTCGGCGGGCACATCCTGCTGGTGGGCCTCGACGAACTCGGTTGGCACGCCCTCTACGGCTGGGTGCACGGCGTCGAGGGGGCCATTCACCACGCCGTCCCGGCTGTGGGCGCGGTCCTCGCGTGGCTCTTCAACACCCTCTGCTCGGCGATCCTGGGCCTGGTGGTGGGCGGGATCGTCGTCGGGGTCATGCACCTGATCCCGCGCCGCGGGGCGAAGAAGCCGGCGCCCGCCGAGCACAGCTGA
- a CDS encoding carbohydrate ABC transporter permease has translation MTDLATPSKVTFAEPSSPSDRRVRRTDGAVRRIRSAVASVLKHTALIVFGFVMLYPLLWMLMSSIKPNALIFREPGLIPTDVDLSNYTDGWSALLHPFSRYLINSAIVVLGAVIGNLVSCSLAAYAFARLNFRGRNFWFAIMLMTIMLPIHVIIVPQYVMFSRLEWINTFLPLIVPKLLATDAFFIFLMVQFFRGIPRELDEAARIDGAGHLRIYWQIMMPLALPALATTAIFTFIWAWNDFFSQLIFLTKPDMYTVPIALRTFVDSTGESSWGALFAMSIVSLIPVFLVFLFGQKYLVKGIATTGIK, from the coding sequence ATGACTGATCTCGCCACGCCCTCGAAGGTCACCTTCGCCGAACCGTCGTCGCCCTCGGACCGGCGCGTGCGACGCACCGACGGCGCCGTCCGGCGCATCCGGTCCGCCGTGGCGAGCGTGCTCAAGCACACGGCACTCATCGTCTTCGGCTTCGTGATGCTGTATCCGCTGCTGTGGATGCTCATGAGCTCGATCAAGCCGAACGCGCTCATCTTCCGTGAGCCCGGACTCATCCCCACGGACGTGGACCTGTCCAACTACACGGACGGCTGGAGCGCCCTGCTCCACCCCTTCAGCCGGTACCTGATCAACTCGGCGATCGTGGTGCTCGGTGCGGTGATCGGCAACCTCGTCTCGTGCTCGCTGGCCGCGTACGCGTTCGCCCGGCTGAACTTCCGGGGGCGCAACTTCTGGTTCGCGATCATGCTCATGACGATCATGCTGCCGATCCACGTGATCATCGTGCCGCAGTACGTGATGTTCTCGAGGCTGGAATGGATCAACACCTTCCTGCCCCTGATCGTCCCGAAGCTGCTGGCCACGGACGCGTTCTTCATCTTCCTCATGGTCCAGTTCTTCCGGGGGATCCCGCGCGAGCTGGACGAGGCGGCCCGCATCGACGGCGCCGGACACCTGCGCATCTACTGGCAGATCATGATGCCGCTGGCGCTTCCCGCCCTCGCGACCACCGCGATCTTCACCTTCATCTGGGCGTGGAACGACTTCTTCAGCCAGCTGATCTTCCTGACCAAACCAGACATGTACACCGTGCCGATCGCGCTGCGGACCTTCGTCGACTCGACGGGCGAGAGCTCGTGGGGCGCGTTGTTCGCGATGTCGATCGTCTCCCTGATCCCGGTGTTCCTCGTGTTCCTCTTCGGCCAGAAGTACCTGGTCAAGGGGATCGCCACGACGGGCATCAAATAG